The following nucleotide sequence is from Triticum aestivum cultivar Chinese Spring unplaced genomic scaffold, IWGSC CS RefSeq v2.1 scaffold229092, whole genome shotgun sequence.
tcacccctcaaaaaaaaaaaaaaacccctACCTGCTCGCTCCCTCAATCCCTAGCTATCCCTAGGTCATCTCCCCGTCTCCAACCACCGCAGACGCCGCCGGACCCcaatggacgccgccgccgccgccgccaccgatccCCGCGGGCGCCTCAGCCGTCGCCTCCGATCATGGCCGCCTCTAGGGTTTCCCTGCCCTCGCCATGGTGATCCTCCCCGCGCCGTCCAACGGTTCCACCATGTCGGTAAGCGCCCCACCTCTGCACCCGTGCCTTCGATTTGATCTCCTCGCTCCCCCGCGAGTCCATTCGTCCCCGCCGAATCCAAATTCTCAATGAGCGTGTGTCGTGCCACTAGGTTCCCTTGATTCGCCGGAGCAGGGTTCCCCGCCGCCCTCGAGGCGCCCTCTGGAGGAGATCGTCGTGATGTCGAGGTCAGCCACTACCGCCCGCCTGCAATATCTTATTCAGTTGGTGCTTATCGCTGTATTATTTAGGATTCTGGTTCGATTCGCCCAAATTCTGAAGCGG
It contains:
- the LOC123177036 gene encoding uncharacterized protein isoform X2 yields the protein MDAAAAAATDPRGRLSRRLRSWPPLGFPCPRHGDPPRAVQRFHHVGSLDSPEQGSPPPSRRPLEEIVVMSRFLQLGKSDRKIAQAVLVNS